In the Xanthobacteraceae bacterium genome, CGACAAGATGCAACTAGCGCTGCATCATGAAATCCTGCCCGCGACGGCGGCGGAAGTAAGGAGACAAGTGGAGGAACGGTGGAAGTTCTTTAAGTCACAAGCTTAGATAAAAAAACTGCTAATCAATTCCGCTATTTCGCGTGGCCTCGTCACCGTCGGCACGTGTCCCGCACCCTCCAGCACTTCCAACGTGCTACCCGCGATCAGTCCATTCAGCTTCTTTGCCGAGGCCAGCGGGTTGATTACGTCCCTCTCGCCGTGGATCAGCAGCGTCGGCAGCTTGATGCTTGCCACCCTCTCCTCGACGCTGACGCCGTACAGCAATTCCATCAGTTGCGCGGCGTGTTCGGGATCGGCGCGGTACACGATCTTCTTGCCCCATTGCCGCCAGTGCGCGCCGTCCTGCTCCGGCACGCAATAATCGACGAACTGATCGATGAACGGCTTGTAGTTCTTGCGGCAGGCCGCGATGCGGTCGTCCAGCGAACCGGGCGGTGAAGTCTCCCACCGCCCGCCGACAAGACACAATCCTTCAAAACGATCGGGCGCGCGCAGCACGGCTTCGAGCCCCACCATCGAACCCGCCGACTCGGCCGCCAGCACGCAACGATCGATCTTGAGCGCGTCGAGCACCCAGAACAGGTCGTCAACGAGATGCTCGAAGGTGATGCGCGGCGGTGTGTGCGTGCTGGCGCCAGTGCCACGGTGATCGTACGTCACCGTGCGCCAGTGGCGGCTCAGAATTTCGAAGGGCGAATGCCAGAGTTCACCGCTGCCGACCCAGCCGCCGTGCGCTACTATCGTCTTCGAACCGGAACCGAAATCGCTAACGAATAAATTCGCGTCTTCGCGCTTATAAAACATCAGGCTCCCCAAGCCGCCGCTTACATTCTCTTGTTACATTCTCCTGGCAACTTCCTCCAACATCACTTCCGTGGCGCCGCCGCCGATCGCCTGCACGCGCGCGTCGCGCGACATGCGCTCGATCGCGCTTTCGCGCATGAAGCCAAGTCCGCCGTGAAATTGCACGCAATCGTACATCACTTCGTTGACCAGTTCGCCGCAGTAAGCCTTCACCATCGAGACCTCCTTGGTCGCGTCATATCCCTGCGCATCGAGCCATGCGGCGTGATAGACGAGCTGCCGCCCCGCCTCGACCTTTCCCGCAAGGTCGGCGAGGCGCTGACGGATGGCCTGCTTCGACCATAACGGCGCGCCGAAGGCCTGCCGCTGCTGCACCCATTCCAAGGTCAGCTCAAGCGCGGCGGAACATTCGCCGATGCACATGGCGCCGATGGTGGTGCGCTCGTTCTGGAAGTTCTTCATGATGGCGTAGAAGCCGCGGCCTTCTTCGCCAAGGATGTTCGTGACCGGCACGCGGCATTCCTCGAAATGCAATTCGGCAGTGTCGGACGAGCGCCAGCCATGCTTGTCCAGCGGACGCGCGACGGAAAATCCCTTCGTGCCCTTCTCAACCAGAATCATCGACACGCTCTGCGACGGCTGCGCTTTCGGATCGCTTTTCGCCGCCACGCAGTAAAGGTCCGCGTGCACGCCGTTGGTGATGAAAGTTTTCGACCCGTTGATGATGTATTCGTCACCCTCACGGCGCGCGGTGGTGCGAATACCCTTCACATCCGAACCGGCGAACGGCTCGGTGACGCAGACCGCGACGATATTCTTGCCGGCTACCACGTCCGGCATGAACCTGTCCTTGATGGCCTGCGAACCGGCGTTGAAGATATGGACCGACGCCATGTCGGTATGCACCAGCACGGTGATCGCAAAGCCGCCGAAGGTCGAGCGTCCGAGTTCTTCCGCCAGCACCACGGTGCCGAGCGTATCCATTTCCGAGCCGCCGTACTGGGAAGGATAGCGGATGCCGAGGAAGCCGAGCGCGCCCATCTTTTGCAGGACGTCGCGCGGAACGTAGCCCTGCTCCTCCCACTTGAGGCCGTGCGGTTTCACTTCCTGCTCGACGAAGCGGCGCACCTGCGCGCGCAACTGCTCATGCTCCTCGGAGAAGTAAATCGAGCGCGTGGGTGCGGAGGCTTTGTCGAGCATGGTTACATCCGGAAGACGCCGAACTTCGTGTCCGG is a window encoding:
- a CDS encoding acyl-CoA dehydrogenase family protein translates to MLDKASAPTRSIYFSEEHEQLRAQVRRFVEQEVKPHGLKWEEQGYVPRDVLQKMGALGFLGIRYPSQYGGSEMDTLGTVVLAEELGRSTFGGFAITVLVHTDMASVHIFNAGSQAIKDRFMPDVVAGKNIVAVCVTEPFAGSDVKGIRTTARREGDEYIINGSKTFITNGVHADLYCVAAKSDPKAQPSQSVSMILVEKGTKGFSVARPLDKHGWRSSDTAELHFEECRVPVTNILGEEGRGFYAIMKNFQNERTTIGAMCIGECSAALELTLEWVQQRQAFGAPLWSKQAIRQRLADLAGKVEAGRQLVYHAAWLDAQGYDATKEVSMVKAYCGELVNEVMYDCVQFHGGLGFMRESAIERMSRDARVQAIGGGATEVMLEEVARRM
- a CDS encoding alpha/beta hydrolase, with amino-acid sequence MFYKREDANLFVSDFGSGSKTIVAHGGWVGSGELWHSPFEILSRHWRTVTYDHRGTGASTHTPPRITFEHLVDDLFWVLDALKIDRCVLAAESAGSMVGLEAVLRAPDRFEGLCLVGGRWETSPPGSLDDRIAACRKNYKPFIDQFVDYCVPEQDGAHWRQWGKKIVYRADPEHAAQLMELLYGVSVEERVASIKLPTLLIHGERDVINPLASAKKLNGLIAGSTLEVLEGAGHVPTVTRPREIAELISSFFI